The Gemmata palustris genome includes a region encoding these proteins:
- a CDS encoding IS1 family transposase — protein MIEADELWSFVGSKGDVHWVWVALDLGTRRVLAMVLGDRSAATAQRLWDALPRGYRTGVTVYTDFLASYRGVIPRARHRPVGKDTGLTAHIERFWLTLRQRCARLVRKTLTFSKCPRNHLGALWYFIRLYNESRH, from the coding sequence GTGATCGAGGCCGACGAATTGTGGAGCTTCGTGGGTTCCAAGGGTGATGTCCATTGGGTCTGGGTAGCCCTGGACTTGGGCACCCGGCGGGTGCTCGCAATGGTTCTCGGGGACCGGTCCGCAGCCACGGCCCAACGGCTCTGGGACGCGCTCCCGCGCGGGTACCGGACCGGGGTCACCGTGTACACCGACTTCCTCGCCTCGTACCGTGGCGTGATCCCACGCGCCCGGCATCGACCCGTGGGCAAGGACACGGGCCTCACCGCCCACATCGAACGGTTCTGGCTTACCCTGAGACAACGATGCGCCCGACTCGTGCGCAAGACTCTCACGTTCTCCAAGTGCCCCAGGAACCACCTCGGCGCCTTGTGGTATTTCATACGCCTGTACAACGAATCCCGACATTAG
- a CDS encoding IS1 family transposase has protein sequence MRNGLTHSGTPGFRCRGCDRRFVADPKTGPVPEATKDLVRRLLAERMGIRAIARAVGVSRSWLQGFVNELYRQETPHEPGPPPKSAARS, from the coding sequence GTGCGCAACGGTCTCACCCACTCGGGCACTCCGGGGTTCCGGTGCCGGGGGTGCGACCGGCGGTTCGTTGCGGACCCGAAGACCGGACCGGTCCCGGAGGCCACGAAGGATCTGGTGCGGCGCCTGTTGGCCGAGCGCATGGGAATCCGGGCCATCGCGCGGGCCGTCGGGGTGTCCCGGTCGTGGCTCCAAGGGTTCGTCAACGAGCTGTATCGACAGGAGACCCCACACGAGCCGGGACCGCCCCCAAAAAGTGCGGCCCGGTCGTGA
- a CDS encoding DNA cytosine methyltransferase, with product MRTVELFAGIGGFRIAADRLGWETVWANDSSEKACIVYHDRFGPKELHQGDFTELKAVVPDHDVLTGGFPCQPFSSAGKKEGTRDARGTLFELIVDVLKMRRPKFFVLENVKRLLTMENGGHFATILGSLAELDYALEWRLLNAMHFGLPQNRERVVILGVRKTREQLDPRIRLALPEDFSTIKGRQRDRLAEPATWNTIPEHKARFPDWGLASAGRFFGLDLEKFTTACPLVRLAAVLQDTVPAEFDFTEATLKWAHENDPVNRFIHGVEILSNQRGGARMGYTIFGTNGVAPTLTSTTSRHYERYKIGERYRRLTNIEYARIQGFPDEHCKAVSVYDQYQLFGNAVPPPLVEWVLSRLSDDGITRHALPRRKEPATLFDDAN from the coding sequence ATGCGAACGGTTGAACTCTTCGCTGGTATCGGTGGGTTCCGCATCGCTGCTGACCGCTTGGGCTGGGAAACCGTCTGGGCGAACGACAGTAGCGAGAAGGCGTGTATCGTCTACCACGACCGCTTCGGGCCGAAAGAACTACATCAAGGTGACTTCACCGAACTAAAAGCGGTTGTGCCGGACCATGACGTGCTGACCGGTGGATTCCCGTGTCAGCCGTTCAGCAGCGCCGGGAAGAAGGAAGGGACGCGGGACGCAAGGGGCACGCTCTTCGAGTTGATCGTTGATGTGCTGAAGATGCGCCGCCCGAAGTTCTTCGTTCTCGAAAACGTGAAGCGGCTGCTGACGATGGAAAACGGCGGCCACTTCGCCACCATCCTGGGTTCGCTCGCGGAACTCGACTACGCGCTCGAATGGCGTCTGCTGAACGCGATGCACTTCGGGCTGCCACAGAACCGCGAGCGCGTTGTCATCTTGGGAGTGAGGAAGACGCGGGAACAGCTAGACCCTCGAATCCGGCTGGCACTGCCCGAAGACTTCAGCACGATCAAAGGGCGACAGCGTGACCGGCTCGCAGAACCCGCGACGTGGAACACGATCCCCGAACATAAGGCACGGTTCCCTGATTGGGGGCTGGCATCAGCCGGGCGGTTCTTCGGGTTGGATTTGGAGAAGTTCACGACTGCCTGTCCACTGGTGAGGCTGGCAGCCGTGCTTCAAGACACCGTGCCCGCCGAGTTCGACTTCACCGAAGCAACGCTGAAGTGGGCCCACGAAAATGATCCGGTGAACCGCTTCATTCACGGTGTCGAAATCCTGAGCAACCAACGCGGCGGCGCAAGGATGGGCTACACCATCTTCGGCACCAACGGTGTTGCCCCGACGCTGACATCGACAACCAGCCGCCACTACGAACGGTACAAGATCGGTGAGCGTTACCGCCGGCTGACGAACATCGAGTATGCACGCATTCAAGGCTTCCCCGATGAACACTGCAAAGCAGTGTCGGTTTATGACCAGTACCAGTTGTTCGGTAACGCGGTGCCGCCGCCGCTCGTTGAATGGGTGCTGAGCCGGTTGTCGGATGACGGTATTACACGGCACGCATTACCCCGCCGCAAAGAACCCGCAACCCTCTTTGACGATGCCAACTAA
- the dapA gene encoding 4-hydroxy-tetrahydrodipicolinate synthase produces the protein MKLAGIIPPVVTPLTADQAVDLPGLRKHIDLMLARGVHGIFVLGTTGEFYALDEHEKQQIVADAIAHVGGRAPVYAGTGAETTREVIRLTKMAEKEGAAGVSVITPYFIKPNQAELFDHFRRVAESTSVPVVLYNNPATCGGLSIEPETVAKLAEVPNIIGIKDSSGDLQNTIEIIRQTPRDTFSVLNGRDTLILAALQAGAQGAIPASCNIAPELCVGIYESFSKGDVEGAKVFQSRLHGVRMAMSLGTGNSAVKEAMTLLGRSAGPMRAPVAPFGDAQRAKLKAILEKAGLLG, from the coding sequence ATGAAACTCGCAGGTATCATCCCGCCCGTCGTTACGCCGCTGACCGCGGACCAAGCCGTCGATCTCCCCGGCCTCCGCAAGCACATCGACCTGATGCTCGCGCGGGGCGTTCACGGAATCTTCGTACTCGGAACGACGGGCGAGTTCTACGCGCTCGACGAACACGAGAAGCAACAGATCGTCGCGGACGCGATCGCACACGTCGGGGGGCGGGCGCCCGTGTACGCGGGCACCGGCGCGGAGACCACGCGCGAAGTCATTCGACTCACGAAGATGGCGGAGAAGGAAGGGGCCGCGGGCGTGTCCGTTATCACGCCGTACTTCATCAAGCCCAACCAGGCCGAACTCTTCGATCACTTCCGCCGCGTCGCGGAGAGCACGTCGGTGCCCGTTGTGCTGTACAACAACCCGGCAACGTGCGGCGGGCTCAGCATCGAGCCCGAAACGGTCGCGAAGCTCGCCGAAGTGCCCAACATCATTGGGATCAAAGATTCGTCCGGCGACTTGCAGAACACAATCGAGATCATTCGCCAAACGCCGCGCGACACGTTCAGTGTTCTGAACGGGCGCGACACGCTCATCCTCGCCGCGCTTCAGGCCGGCGCACAAGGGGCGATACCGGCGTCGTGCAACATCGCGCCCGAACTGTGCGTGGGGATTTACGAGTCCTTTAGTAAGGGAGATGTCGAAGGCGCGAAGGTGTTTCAGTCGCGACTACACGGCGTGCGGATGGCAATGAGTTTGGGCACCGGTAACAGCGCCGTGAAAGAAGCGATGACGCTGTTGGGGCGCAGCGCCGGGCCGATGCGCGCCCCGGTTGCGCCGTTCGGTGACGCACAGAGGGCCAAACTGAAAGCCATTTTGGAAAAGGCCGGGCTACTTGGGTGA
- a CDS encoding RNA recognition motif domain-containing protein codes for MGKKLYVGNLSWGVTDSQLQDMFTPYGSVVSAQVIMDRDTGRSKGFGFVEMGTDQEAQAAITGMHGQVIEGRPLTVNEARPKEGGGGGGGGGGRRGGGGGGYGGGGGGYGGGGGGYGGGGGGGRRY; via the coding sequence GTGGGTAAGAAATTGTACGTCGGCAACTTGAGTTGGGGCGTTACCGACTCGCAGCTGCAAGACATGTTCACCCCTTACGGGTCCGTCGTTTCGGCCCAGGTGATCATGGACCGCGACACCGGCCGCTCGAAGGGCTTCGGGTTCGTCGAGATGGGGACCGACCAGGAGGCGCAAGCCGCCATCACCGGGATGCACGGGCAGGTCATCGAGGGCCGCCCGCTGACGGTGAATGAAGCCCGTCCGAAGGAAGGTGGCGGTGGCGGCGGTGGTGGCGGCGGCCGTCGGGGTGGCGGCGGTGGTGGTTACGGCGGTGGCGGTGGTGGTTACGGCGGTGGCGGTGGTGGTTACGGCGGTGGCGGCGGCGGTGGCCGTCGCTACTAA
- a CDS encoding acyl-CoA desaturase has product MPSAPPATEPNESVPEAILPPPQQVFSTGRKVLSWVTTFVGVSVPLVGLAAGIVLAVGWGYFGWVDFALLVGMYLMSMLGVTVGFHRLFTHRSFQTVRPIQVLFGVLGSMSFQGPLLDWVGRHRLHHQHSDKDGDPHSPYPHTRGLKGWLQGFWHSHIGWAFSPMPDGLDRYAGDWRRDPVIRTVSALFPLWALLGVLIPAAIGYAFGGWHGALTGFVWGGLVRILLGHHATWSVNSICHLWGSKPYAAGDESRNNVLVGVVALGEGWHNNHHAFPSSARHGLQWWQFDLSWLVIRGLALCGLAWRVRLPSRGELIARAADGERSMPATGTAS; this is encoded by the coding sequence TTGCCTAGTGCCCCGCCCGCAACCGAACCGAACGAGTCGGTTCCCGAGGCCATCCTCCCGCCGCCGCAGCAGGTGTTTAGCACCGGCCGGAAGGTGTTGTCGTGGGTCACGACGTTCGTCGGCGTCTCGGTCCCCCTGGTGGGGTTGGCCGCGGGCATCGTTCTGGCGGTGGGCTGGGGCTACTTCGGGTGGGTCGATTTCGCGCTGTTGGTCGGCATGTACCTGATGTCCATGCTCGGCGTCACGGTCGGGTTCCACCGGCTCTTCACGCACCGCTCGTTTCAAACCGTGCGCCCGATCCAGGTTCTCTTCGGCGTGCTCGGGTCGATGTCCTTCCAGGGGCCGCTGCTCGACTGGGTCGGGCGGCACCGGCTCCACCACCAGCACAGCGACAAGGACGGCGACCCGCACTCCCCGTACCCGCACACCCGCGGGCTCAAGGGCTGGCTCCAGGGCTTCTGGCACTCGCACATCGGCTGGGCGTTTTCCCCCATGCCCGACGGCCTGGACCGTTACGCCGGGGACTGGCGCCGCGACCCGGTGATCCGCACGGTCAGCGCGCTGTTCCCGCTGTGGGCGCTCCTCGGCGTCCTGATCCCGGCCGCGATCGGGTACGCCTTCGGCGGGTGGCACGGTGCCCTCACCGGGTTCGTGTGGGGCGGGCTCGTTCGCATTCTGCTCGGGCACCACGCCACCTGGAGCGTGAACTCGATCTGCCACTTGTGGGGCAGCAAGCCCTACGCGGCCGGCGACGAGAGCCGCAACAACGTGCTGGTCGGTGTGGTGGCGCTGGGCGAGGGGTGGCACAACAACCACCACGCCTTTCCGTCGTCGGCCCGGCACGGGCTCCAGTGGTGGCAGTTCGACCTGAGCTGGCTGGTGATCCGGGGGCTGGCCCTCTGCGGGCTCGCGTGGCGGGTCCGGCTGCCCTCGCGCGGCGAACTCATCGCCCGTGCCGCGGACGGCGAACGCTCGATGCCCGCGACCGGGACCGCGTCGTAG